A stretch of Salvelinus alpinus chromosome 4, SLU_Salpinus.1, whole genome shotgun sequence DNA encodes these proteins:
- the sh3d21 gene encoding SH3 domain-containing protein 21 isoform X2, translated as MEVLVLIAFEGTMGDEMTVQVGDVVTSVTNASEEGWLEGELRGKRGIFPSNFVKEVPVFLIGDSKREPRSLRKSRMIKQTRKCEVAFAYTPLNEDELELVAGETIEILREIEDGWWMGMKSGKVGAFPSNFAKEIFVSPKDVKHNEGKTRRKLSDTMFSKETKLPQRTSVRNKTKNLKECCQVMFDYPALTEDELNLKKGDIVTIITKETEDEGWWEGEMNGRRGFFPDNFVMVIPTTDGLQSGSTSQPPARRGTERRSVKAEGSAMEKSSPAKAKDEKPESKDLRSNPPTKVKLPAPSRPAQPPPVKDKPLKFGSSKANGDLPPLSPKCSEDSNSDQFDGVDVSPEKLSHPTANRAKPPQRRPPSALVISPQISESHSPPSKPEHPTKNPVPSRLALPKAVLEARATQEEKPCLDSLHAEVRELKMALELLQNRHERDIQEMKEELRDERNKRVALQEEVHGLRTKH; from the exons ATGG AGGTGCTGGTGCTGATCGCCTTTGAGGGCACAATGGGAGATGAGATGACGGTGCAGGTGGGAGACGTGGTGACGAGTGTCACCAATGCCAGCGAGGAGGGCTGGCTGGAGGGGGAACTGAGGGGCAAGAGGGGCATCTTCCCCTCTAACTTCGTCAAG GAGGTGCCAGTGTTTTTGATAGGTGACAGCAAGAGGGAACCAAGAAGCCTACGGAAAT CAAGGATGATTAAACAAACAAGGAAGTGTGAGGTGGCCTTTGCCTACACTCCCTTGAATGAGGACGAGCTGGAGCTGGTTGCCGGGGAGACCATTGAGATCCTCAGAGAG ATTGAAGATGGGTGGTGGATGGGAATGAAAAGTGGTAAAGTGGGAGCGTTCCCATCAAACTTCGCCAAAGAGATATTTGTCTCTCCAAAAG ATGTCAAGCATAACGAGGGCAAAACAAGACGCAAACTCTCAGATACAATGTTTAGTAAAGAG ACAAAGCTACCTCAGAGGACGAGTGTtaggaacaaaacaaaaaatt TGAAAGAATGTTGTCAAGTCATGTTCGACTATCCAGCTTTGACCGAGGATGAGTTAAATCTAAAGAAGGGAGACATTGTTACAATCATCACCAAG GAAACAGAGGACGAGGgctggtgggagggagagatgaacggACGCAGAGGTTTTTTCCCCGACAACTTCGTCATGGTGATACCGACGACAGACGGTCTCCAA TCTGGGAGCACCAGCCAACCACCTGCACGCCGTGGCACGGAAAGACGCTCAG TCAAGGCAGAGGGTTCAGCGATGGAGAAGAGCAGCCCTGCAAAAGCAAAAg ATGAGAAACCAGAGAGTAAAGACCTGAGAAGCAACCCCCCAACCAAAGTCAAGCTCCCTGCTCCAAGTAGACCTGCACAACCACCTCCAGTGAAGGACAAGCCTCTGAAGTTTGGTAGTAGCAA AGCCAATGGCGATCTCCCTCCCCTTTCACCAAAATGTTCAGAGGACAGTAACTCGGACCAGTTTGACGGAGTGGACGTGTCCCCTGAGAAACTGAGTCACCCCACAGCCAACAGAGCCAAACCCCCACAGAGACGACCTCCATCAGCCCTCGTCATCAGTCCACAG ATTTCAgaaagtcattcaccaccatccaAGCCTGAGCATCCTACCAAGAATCCAGTACCCTCCAGGCTAGCACTTCCCAAGGCTGTATTGGAGGCCAGGGCAACCCAGGAGGAGAAGCCTTGTCTGGACAGCTTACACGCTGAGGTCAGGGAGCTGAAGATGGCTCTGGAGCTGCTGCAAAACAGACATGA ACGAGACATACAGGAAATGAAAGAGGAACTGAGAGACGAGAGAAACAAACGTGTGGCGCTGCAG GAGGAGGTACATGGTCTTAGGACTAAACATTAA
- the sh3d21 gene encoding SH3 domain-containing protein 21 isoform X1, with amino-acid sequence MEVLVLIAFEGTMGDEMTVQVGDVVTSVTNASEEGWLEGELRGKRGIFPSNFVKEVPVFLIGDSKREPRSLRKSRMIKQTRKCEVAFAYTPLNEDELELVAGETIEILREIEDGWWMGMKSGKVGAFPSNFAKEIFVSPKDVKHNEGKTRRKLSDTMFSKETKLPQRTSVRNKTKNLKECCQVMFDYPALTEDELNLKKGDIVTIITKETEDEGWWEGEMNGRRGFFPDNFVMVIPTTDGLQSGSTSQPPARRGTERRSVKAEGSAMEKSSPAKAKDEKPESKDLRSNPPTKVKLPAPSRPAQPPPVKDKPLKFGSSKANGDLPPLSPKCSEDSNSDQFDGVDVSPEKLSHPTANRAKPPQRRPPSALVISPQALSGRDQTEAEKLPKLLEISESHSPPSKPEHPTKNPVPSRLALPKAVLEARATQEEKPCLDSLHAEVRELKMALELLQNRHERDIQEMKEELRDERNKRVALQEEVHGLRTKH; translated from the exons ATGG AGGTGCTGGTGCTGATCGCCTTTGAGGGCACAATGGGAGATGAGATGACGGTGCAGGTGGGAGACGTGGTGACGAGTGTCACCAATGCCAGCGAGGAGGGCTGGCTGGAGGGGGAACTGAGGGGCAAGAGGGGCATCTTCCCCTCTAACTTCGTCAAG GAGGTGCCAGTGTTTTTGATAGGTGACAGCAAGAGGGAACCAAGAAGCCTACGGAAAT CAAGGATGATTAAACAAACAAGGAAGTGTGAGGTGGCCTTTGCCTACACTCCCTTGAATGAGGACGAGCTGGAGCTGGTTGCCGGGGAGACCATTGAGATCCTCAGAGAG ATTGAAGATGGGTGGTGGATGGGAATGAAAAGTGGTAAAGTGGGAGCGTTCCCATCAAACTTCGCCAAAGAGATATTTGTCTCTCCAAAAG ATGTCAAGCATAACGAGGGCAAAACAAGACGCAAACTCTCAGATACAATGTTTAGTAAAGAG ACAAAGCTACCTCAGAGGACGAGTGTtaggaacaaaacaaaaaatt TGAAAGAATGTTGTCAAGTCATGTTCGACTATCCAGCTTTGACCGAGGATGAGTTAAATCTAAAGAAGGGAGACATTGTTACAATCATCACCAAG GAAACAGAGGACGAGGgctggtgggagggagagatgaacggACGCAGAGGTTTTTTCCCCGACAACTTCGTCATGGTGATACCGACGACAGACGGTCTCCAA TCTGGGAGCACCAGCCAACCACCTGCACGCCGTGGCACGGAAAGACGCTCAG TCAAGGCAGAGGGTTCAGCGATGGAGAAGAGCAGCCCTGCAAAAGCAAAAg ATGAGAAACCAGAGAGTAAAGACCTGAGAAGCAACCCCCCAACCAAAGTCAAGCTCCCTGCTCCAAGTAGACCTGCACAACCACCTCCAGTGAAGGACAAGCCTCTGAAGTTTGGTAGTAGCAA AGCCAATGGCGATCTCCCTCCCCTTTCACCAAAATGTTCAGAGGACAGTAACTCGGACCAGTTTGACGGAGTGGACGTGTCCCCTGAGAAACTGAGTCACCCCACAGCCAACAGAGCCAAACCCCCACAGAGACGACCTCCATCAGCCCTCGTCATCAGTCCACAG GCTCTGAGTGGCAGGGACCAGACAGAAGCAGAAAAATTGCCTAAACTGCTGGAG ATTTCAgaaagtcattcaccaccatccaAGCCTGAGCATCCTACCAAGAATCCAGTACCCTCCAGGCTAGCACTTCCCAAGGCTGTATTGGAGGCCAGGGCAACCCAGGAGGAGAAGCCTTGTCTGGACAGCTTACACGCTGAGGTCAGGGAGCTGAAGATGGCTCTGGAGCTGCTGCAAAACAGACATGA ACGAGACATACAGGAAATGAAAGAGGAACTGAGAGACGAGAGAAACAAACGTGTGGCGCTGCAG GAGGAGGTACATGGTCTTAGGACTAAACATTAA
- the LOC139573882 gene encoding protein eva-1 homolog B-like → MDAKRKEMDLLSNSIAAYAHIKENPESFGLYFVIGVCFGLVLTLCLLVIRISCKPRTNIPASTPEKKHLKDFSEDECDEDSEDEDEEEEGDVEAPAPLPTTEIPIGNHHNHSQSDGTLSVNVFTSAEELERAQRLEERERIIREIWRNGQPDILGSGTGTIGRVHYY, encoded by the exons ATGGACGCAAAGAGGAAAGAGATGGACCTCCTGAGCAACAGCATAGCTGCCTACGCACACATCAaag AGAACCCAGAGAGCTTTGGGCTGTACTTTGTGATCGGGGTTTGTTTCGGCCTGGTCCTCACCCTCTGCCTCCTGGTCATCCGGATCTCCTGCAAGCCCCGCACCAACATCCCGGCCTCCACGCCCGAGAAGAAACACTTAAAGGACTTCAGTGAGGACGAATGTGATGAAGATAgcgaggatgaggatgaggaagaggagggtgacGTCGAAGCACCTGCCCCCCTGCCCACCACAGAGATTCCCATTGGcaaccaccacaaccacagcCAATCGGACGGGACACTGAGCGTTAACGTGTTCACGTCGGCCGAGGAGCTAGAGCGGGCACAGCGATTGGAGGAGAGGGAGCGAATCATACGGGAGATCTGGAGGAATGGGCAGCCTGATATCCTAGGTTCAGGAACAGGCACTATAGGTCGGGTGCACTACTACTAA